One Drosophila virilis strain 15010-1051.87 chromosome 5, Dvir_AGI_RSII-ME, whole genome shotgun sequence DNA window includes the following coding sequences:
- the Cht4 gene encoding acidic mammalian chitinase, producing the protein MKLFACLVFSLICLGQLASSDKIINCYWGTWANYRPGDGKFEPSNIDPSLCTHISYTFFGISDSGEFKSLDTWLDMDDGLGFISKTIALKQVNPKLKILAVVGGWNEGSTKYSAMAADPAKRATFISTTLSFIQQYGFDGLDLDWEYPGQRGGNDADRANFVTLLREIKESFDPHGLELGIAVGASEASATISYDIPAISQHLTFINVMTYDFHMALDGYLGFNAPLPEVEKSIDYWLQQGAPAEKLILGIGFYGHSYQMVDSSQNQPGAACIGPGNEGVYTREKGFLGYHEICQNNWQTVFDGESKAPYAFQGDQWIGYDNVESIELKMQLVASRNLGGAMTWSIETDDFRGLCGEAYPLLKTMNRALGVDVGNGGGGGGGGSVTPAPTPSPAPTPSPTPGGGGGGGSNESCSTDGYFLHSSDCSRYYQCVDGIRYDFQCGGGLYFDVSSLNCNWASEVYCPY; encoded by the exons ATGAAGTTATTCGCGTGCTTGGTATTTTCATTGATTTGTTTGGGTCAGCTGGCCTCCAGCGACA AGATAATCAACTGTTATTGGGGCACATGGGCCAACTATCGTCCGGGAGATGGAAAATTTGAACCCTCCAACATAGATCCTTCACTGTGCACGCACATTAGCTACACGTTCTTCGGCATCAGCGACTCGGGCGAGTTCAAGTCCCTGGACACATGGCTGGACATGGATGATGGTCTGG GTTTCATCAGCAAGACAATTGCCTTGAAACAGGTGAATCCTAAGCTGAAAATTTTAGCTGTGGTGGGCGGCTGGAATGAAGGCTCCACCAAATACTCGGCAATGGCTGCTGATCCAGCAAAAAGGGCAACCTTCATTTCCACCACATTGTCCTTCATCCAGCAATACGGCTTCGATGGCCTGGACTTAGACTGGGAATATCCTGGACAACGCGGCGGCAATGATGCGGATCGAGCCAACTTCGTTACGCTTCTGCGGGAAATTAAGGAATC ATTTGATCCGCACGGCCTGGAATTGGGCATTGCTGTGGGTGCCTCTGAAGCCTCTGCGACCATTTCCTATGACATTCCGGCAATTTCTCAGCATTTAACATTCATTAATGTGATGACCTATGACTTCCACATGGCACTAGATGGCTATTTGGGCTTCAATGCTCCACTGCCAGAGGTGGAAAAGTCTATCGACTACTGGCTGCAGCAGG GTGCGCCGGCTGAGAAGCTCATACTGGGCATTGGCTTCTATGGACACAGTTACCAGATGGTGGACAGCTCCCAAAACCAGCCGGGCGCAGCCTGCATTGGACCCGGTAACGAAGGTGTCTATACGCGCGAGAAAGGCTTCCTGGGCTACCATGAAATTTGCCAAAACAACTGGCAGACTGTATTTGATGGCGAGAGTAAAGCTCCATACGCTTTCCAAGGCGATCAGTGGATTGGCTACGACAACGTTGAAAGTATTGAACTGAAGATGCAATTGGTAGCGTCACGAAATTTGGGCGGCGCTATGACCTGGTCCATTGAGACCGATGACTTCCGTGGCCTCTGCGGAGAGGCATACCCCTTGCTGAAGACCATGAACAGAGCCTTAGGAGTCGATGTGGGTAacggcggtggtggcggcggcggtggcagtgTGACTCCGGCACCTACACCCAGCCCGGCACCTACACCTAGCCCGACTCCAGGAGGTGGCGGTGGAGGTGGTTCCAACGAGAGTTGTTCAACCGATGGCTACTTCCTGCACAGCAGCGACTGCAGTCGCTACTATCAGTGTGTAGATGGCATTCGCTATGACTTCCAATGCGGAGGCGGACTTTATTTCGACGTTAGCTCATTGAACTGTAACTGGGCCTCCGAAGTATACTGCCCATACTAA
- the Cht9 gene encoding acidic mammalian chitinase, translating into MGKLIALLVILSLSALITGERIVNCYWGTWANYRSGNGKFDVSNIDANLCTHLSYSFFGINDNGEIQSLDTWLDYDLGFINQAIGLKSQNHNLKVLAVVGGWNEGSAKYSSMAGDWNKRQNFINSALNLLRNHGFDGLDLDWEYPNQRGGKWEDRSNFVTLLREIKEAFAPYGYELGIAVGAGESIASSSYEIANIAQQVNFINVMTYDFAMASDGQTGFNAPQWAIENSINYWLNQGAPANKLVLGIGLYGRTFQLSDPSQNWPGAPCRGVGGAGPFTGDGGYLGYNEICLNNWQTVFDNNNAAPYAFSGDQWVSFDNVLSVQWKMDFALSKNLAGAMVWSIETDDFRGHCGESYPLLKTINRKLRW; encoded by the exons ATGGGCAAGCTAATAGCTCTTCTCGTCATTCTCAGTCTTAGTGCTCTCATTACGGGCGAGC GCATTGTCAATTGCTATTGGGGCACGTGGGCGAATTACCGGAGTGGCAATGGCAAATTCGATGTATCCAACATCGATGCCAACTTGTGCACGCATCTGAGCTATTCGTTCTTTGGCATCAACGATAATGGCGAGATTCAGTCGCTGGATACGTGGCTGGACTATGATTTGGGCTTCATCAACCAGGCCATTGGCCTGAAGAGCCAGAATCACAACCTCAAGGTGCTGGCTGTGGTTGGTGGCTGGAACGAAGGATCTGCCAAGTACTCATCCATGGCCGGCGACTGGAATAAGCGTCAGAACTTTATTAACTCTGCTCTCAATCTGCTGCGCAACCATGGCTTCGATGGCCTGGACCTGGACTGGGAGTACCCCAACCAACGGGGTGGCAAATGGGAAGACCGCTCCAACTTTGTTACCTTGCTGAGGGAAATCAAGGAAGC CTTCGCACCCTACGGCTACGAGCTGGGCATTGCTGTGGGCGCGGGCGAGTCCATCGCCAGCAGCTCCTACGAAATCGCAAACATTGCTCAGCAGGTGAACTTCATTAACGTAATGACCTATGATTTTGCCATGGCCTCGGATGGCCAGACTGGCTTCAATGCCCCACAGTGGGCCATCGAGAACTCCATCAATTATTGGCTCAACCAAG GTGCACCTGCCAATAAACTTGTGCTTGGAATTGGCTTGTATGGACGCACTTTCCAGCTATCGGACCCCTCTCAAAATTGGCCAGGAGCTCCATGCCGAGGCGTGGGCGGTGCAGGTCCCTTCACCGGCGACGGTGGCTATTTGGGCTATAATGAGATTTGCCTGAACAACTGGCAGACGGTCTTCGACAATAATAATGCTGCTCCCTATGCCTTTTCCGGAGATCAATGGGTCAGCTTTGACAATGTTCTCAGTGTACAGTGGAAAATGGACTTTGCCCTGTCCAAGAACTTGGCCGGAGCTATGGTGTGGTCTATAGAGACGGACGACTTCCGTGGCCACTGCGGCGAGTCATACCCCCTTCTGAAGACCATCAACCGAAAGTTGCGTTGGTAA
- the LOC6626383 gene encoding uncharacterized protein: MPIEVNTPDKLEYQFFPASGGVFTFKVRSAKDAHIALTPSPQGSPPIYEIFLGGWENSKSVIRKDGQKPDVVEVPTPGILNAGEFRGFWVRWYDNVITVGHEGDAAAFLSYDAGALFPVNYVGICTGWGASGTWLIDDAAPSAPAMGFAPPTGSGAGCWVAAANGEVPANAMQGGFDSSEQLYIARARHEGDLIPGKLHPSHGVTYVAWGGGEHGHNEYEVLCAGGGQWLPVEAGNIPPNAVPAGETSEGEPLFIGRATHDGTVTVGKVQPSHGCCYIPYAGEELAYKEFEIYVSN, translated from the exons ATGCCAATTG AAGTCAACACACCCGATAAATTGGAATACCAATTCTTCCCGGCCAGCGGCGGAGTCTTCACCTTTAAGGTGCGCTCTGCTAAGGATGCCCATATCGCGCTCACCCCTAGCCCCCAGGGAAGCCCTCCCATCTACGAGATTTTCTTGGGCGGATGGGAGAACAGCAAGTCTGTTATTCGCAAGGATGGCCAAAAACCAGATGTGGTCGAGGTGCCAACACCGGGCATTCTGAACGCCGGCGAGTTCCGTGGCTTCTGGGTGCGCTGGTACGACAATGTCATCACCGTGGGTCATGAGGGCGACGCTGCCGCCTTCCTGTCCTACGATGCGGGAGCTCTGTTTCCAGTTAACTATGTTGGCATCTGCACGGGCTGGGGTGCCAGCGGCACCTGGCTGATAGATG ATGCCGCACCCTCGGCGCCCGCTATGGGCTTCGCTCCGCCCACTGGCAGCGGAGCCGGTTGCTGGGTAGCCGCCGCCAACGGCGAGGTTCCGGCAAACGCCATGCAGGGCGGCTTCGATAGCAGCGAGCAGCTGTACATTGCGCGCGCTCGTCACGAGGGCGATCTCATTCCCGGCAAGCTGCATCCTTCGCATGGCGTCACCTATGTTGCCTGGGGCGGCGGTGAACACGGCCACAACGAGTACGAGGTCCTCTGCGCCGGCGGCGGCCAATGGCTGCCCGTCGAGGCTGGCAACATTCCACCCAACGCTGTGCCCGCCGGTGAGACATCCGAGGGCGAGCCTCTCTTCATTGGACGCGCCACCCACGACGGCACAGTCACAGTGGGCAAGGTGCAGCCATCGCACGGCTGCTGCTACATACCCTATGCCGGCGAGGAGCTGGCCTACAAGGAGTTCGAGATTTACGTCTCCAACTGA